The Nodularia sp. LEGE 06071 genome contains the following window.
CGGCTTTTCTAAGTCTACAATCAATAGGCGATCGCCTGTTTCTAAATCAGTATCTCCCTGAGTCGTGGGATATACATGAGGGCCAATAAATTGCCCTGGTTCTGATTGAGAAAACCAATAAATCCGAGTTGGTGGTAACAGTGAACCATTTGGCTGTGAGGCGAGAGGGTCATAAGGAGCGACGAAATCAGCCGCAATTACCGCCACATAGAAAATTAACAGCACAATTGCCCCAAATCGCGCCAAAGGATTTTTCTGAAGTCTTTGCCACCAATTCATAATTATTTGTCCTTTGTCTTTTGGTCAGTAGAGATGCGATTAATCCCATCTGTTCATTAGTTAAGCTGAAAAAACCTGATTTTGCACAACATATTTAAATACAACTCTTGTGGGGTAGGGCAAAGATGCCCGCCCTTGATGTGCAAATTAAAAGCGGAACAGCTTATCTGGTGAAAATTAAATATGCGTTATCTGGAAACCTGCTAGTACCGCAAGGCGGAATTCAAAATTCAAAATTCAAAATTCAAAATGAATACAGGGTAATGTTTTCAGAGATTTTGAATGGTATGTCTATTTACGCCGTGCTGTGCTAGAGATGTGCCAGTCACGTCTCTACTTATGTAGTTGTTCAGCTAAATATAATTCTTCTTCTTGGCTTCTTTCATGTTCCACAACGAAAACATTCGAGTAAAGATTAGCGGTAATTTGTTTGCCTTGCTGTGTTAGAGACAAGTAATGCAATCCATCTTTAATATAAGGATAAACGCCATTCCAGTAAAATTTAGCGTAATTGTTGCGTAAATCGGCAGGTGTTTTGTAACCCAAAACTTGACTCGTTCCAGTTTCTTGAAACTCATAGAATAAAGAAGTAATTTTCTTGAGATAACGTGGGTCACTTAATTGTCCAATCAAATCAGCCGCACGGACTAACCCAGCAAAGCTAGTTGTATCTTGATGATCCTCTGCTACAGGTACGGGAAATCGAGTTAACTCAATATTAGTTTTAATGACATCAGCATCAATTAACTTGTGACCGCCAAAACGCTCATCAATGAAAAGTTTGGCTCTATCAACATGATAGGGTGTCAGAGCCGCATCAGAAGCCCCAGGATGCAGAGAAATCATTTTGCCATCTTGAGCTGTAGTATATAAACCTATGGACTCTTTGTCATCTCGGCAAACACCTTTAACATAGCCAATATCATGACATAGCAAGGAAATGATAAAATGCAGCCAGTCTTCGCTAGAGACACCACCTTCGCGGATGTGTTTACCGCGTAAAATTTCCTGCCCCACAAGAGTAACTAAAACCGAGTGTTCAACATTGTGATAAAGGGCATCGCTATTGGCAATATTTTCCAATGCCATATTACCAGCCCAAGCGATAATATCTTGATAATCATGTTTTAAGCAGCCGTATGTGCGACGGTAGCCCTCTCGAATTTCCTTCACAAAGGCATCAATCAAAACTTCAGTGGCATTGAACATATTGGTGACTCAGATAGATAAAAATTCTTTATGTTAATATCGTCAAATTTGCATCGTCAGGTTTGCTATTTTGGGAATAGTAGACAATGCATATTTAGCGGTTGTAGTTTAGCTATCAGTGTGCTTGCTAGCCACCTTTGTACCTCGCTCACAATCATAGGCCATAGTTTCTCAAATTATAGAAGTAGCAGGTTACAGGTGGGCATTCAATCAGTTATCAGGCGGATATTTGGGGATTTCAAACACCCTCTAAAGGCTAACTTGTAGCCAAGGTTCTGGTTATCAGTCTACTAGATATAACCGAAAAACCCTCTTGTTAGTTATTATCTGCCAATATAGTGCTATTATAATAGATGCCAAATGGCTTGATGAAGTTAAGCATTATTTGCGGGTGTAATTCAGTGGTAGAATGTCACCTTCCCATGGTGAACGTCGTGGGTTCGAGTCCCATCGCCCGCTTTTTGTTGTTGTTGATTGCCAAATAATCTGTGACTACTAACAGAATTAATGTCAGAGTTATGTATGCTTTCTGATTCTCTATTCCCTCATTCTTCGTCAAGGAATATCTTAATTTAAAAATGAGAGCGATCGCCTGATGCATTTCTGCATAAACTAGCGTGTTTTGTCAATATTGGCTGTAGTAGACTATATTTAGGTAAAAACCCTGGGTTATTCTACTTTTATTCTCTGTTGTGAAAAAAATCCTGATTTTATCAGCCAATCCCACAAATACCAGCCGACTGCGCTTGGATGAAGAGGTTAGAGAAATTCAGGCAGGTTTAGAACGTTCCCAATGTCGAGATCAGTTTACAATTATTTCTAAATGGGCTGTACGTCCCGATGATTTGCGCCGTAGTCTTTTAGATTATCAGCCTCAGATAGTCCACTTTTCGGGACATGGTGCTGGGGAACAAGGTTTGGTTTTGGAAAGTAAGACAGGGGATGCACAGCTAGTAAATACAGATGCACTGGCGAGGCTGTTTAAATTATTTCAGGACACAATAGAGTGTGTGTTGTTGAATGCTTGCTATAGCGAGGTGCAAGCTGAGGCGATTTTTCAACATATTGACTGTGTGGTGGGGATGAATCAGGCTTTTGGGGATAAAGCCGCAATTAAGTTTGCTGTGGGTTTTTATGATGCTTTAGGGGCTGGGAGAGATTATGAAGACGCTTATGAGTTTGGCTGTACGGCTATTGATTTAGAAAGTATTCCTGAATCGGCAACCCCTGTACTGAAAAGCAAATCAGCCAAGTGCGTTCCCATTAATTCAGCGATCGCCTTAGAAAATCCTGAAGGACAAGTACCTTTGGAATCTCCATTTTACATCAAGCGATCGCCTGTAGAAAATGACTGCTATGAAGAAGTTCTCAGAGATGGGGCATTAATTCGGATTAAAGCACCCAGACAGATGGGTAAAAGCTCGTTAATGTCAAGAGTTCTGGATTATGGTAGCAAGCAAGGTTATGAATCGGCATATTTGAACTTTCAATCAGCCGATGCGGAATATCTCAGCAGCTTAGAGATGTTTTTGCAGTGGTTCTGCGCCAGTGTTACCGATAGCTTGAATTTACCAGAAAAGCTGGGCGACTATTGGAAAGGGGTTTTGGGCAGTAAAAACAAGTGTACAAATTACTTCCAGAGGTATTTGCTTAAGGAGATAGACAAGCCGATTGTTTTGGGTTTAGATGAAGTGGATGAAATTTTTAAACATCCCACAATCGCCACGGATTTCTTTGGTTTGCTACGGGCTTGGCATGAACGGGCTAAAAATGACCCAGATTGGCAAAAACTCAGGTTAATCATTGTGCATTCTAAGGAAGTGTACGTGCCTTTGAATATCAATCAGTCGCCCTTTAATGTCGGTTTACCTGTGGAATTACCAGAGTTAAATCAAGAACAGGTGCAAGATTTAGTCCAGCGTCATGGATTAAGTTGGTCTAATTCCCAAGTGCAACAGTTAATTATGCTTGTGGGTGGACATCCTTATTTAGTGCGAATGGCGCTTTATCAAATCGCACGGGAGAGGACGACTTTAGACAAGTTAGAACAAGTCGCACCCACAGAAGCCGGCCCCTATAATGACCATTTGCGCCGCCATTTGCTGAATTTGCAGGAGGACGAAGAATTATTAGCAGCGCTGAAGCAAGTAGTTTTAGCTGATGAGGCGGTGAACGTGGGAACCACAGAAGCCTTTAAACTCCGCAGTATGGGGTTAGTCAAATTCCAAGGAAATAAAATTATGCCTTTATGTAATTTATACCGGAAATACTTTTGCGATCGCCTGGAACTATAAATCAGTTAACAGTTAATAGTAGGGTGTGTTAGCGGTAGCGTAACGCACCATTACTAAGGCTTTGGTGCGTTACGGATTTCATCCTAACACACCCTACTTCCTTCCTCGTAGATATACTCATTCGCAAGTCAATGTATGACCCAGTACCAGTATCAAGTCGGGGGTAGCTTACCCCAAGATGCACCAACTTATGTCAAACGGCAAGCTGATGATGATTTGTATGCAGGCTTGAAGGCTGGAAAATTTTGTTATGTCCTCAACTCCCGCCAAATGGGGAAATCTAGCTTGCGGGTGCGCGTGATGCAACAGTTGCAGGATGAAGGGTTGGCTTGTGCTGTAGTTGATATTACCTCAGTGGGGACGGCAGATATTACGCCAGAACAATGGTATGCCGGGGTGATTGATACCTTGGTGGGATATTTTAAGATTTATACTGCTTTTGATTTAGAAACTTGGTGGAGTCAGAACGCCTTGCTTTCACCTGTGCAGCGTTTTAGTAAGTTTATTGAAACAGTTTTATTAACAGAAATCACAGCCAATATAATTATTTTTATTGACGAAATTGATAGTATTCTCAGCTTGGCTTTTAACCTGGATGACTTTTTTGCAGTAATTCGAGACTGCTATAATCGCCGGGCTGATAATCCTGAATATAACCGTCTCACCTTTGCTTTGATTGGGGTGTCCACTCCTTCCGATTTGATTCAAGATAAAGGACGCACACCTTTTAATATTGGACAGGCTATTGATTTAACCGGCTTTGAACTAGATGAAGCGGAACCTTTAGCCCAGGGTTTGACAAAGTTTGGTAATCCCCAACCGGTGATGGCGACGGTGTTAGCTTGGACGGGAGGACAACCGTTTTTGACGCAGAAAGTTTGTAACTTATTAATTGAAGAGTGCGGGGATGAGGGAAAATTCCAAATTGAGCAGTTAGTGGAAGCAGTTGTCAGAAGGCGGATTATTGAGAATTGGGAAGGGCAGGATGAGCCGGAACATTTGAAGACGATTCGGGATAGAATCATGCGGAGTGGGGAACAGCGAACTGGGCGATTGTTGGGTTTGTGTCAGCAAATTGTGCAGCAGGGTGAGATAGTTGCTGATGATAGTGATGACCAAAAG
Protein-coding sequences here:
- a CDS encoding Npun_R2479 family HD domain-containing metalloprotein, with protein sequence MFNATEVLIDAFVKEIREGYRRTYGCLKHDYQDIIAWAGNMALENIANSDALYHNVEHSVLVTLVGQEILRGKHIREGGVSSEDWLHFIISLLCHDIGYVKGVCRDDKESIGLYTTAQDGKMISLHPGASDAALTPYHVDRAKLFIDERFGGHKLIDADVIKTNIELTRFPVPVAEDHQDTTSFAGLVRAADLIGQLSDPRYLKKITSLFYEFQETGTSQVLGYKTPADLRNNYAKFYWNGVYPYIKDGLHYLSLTQQGKQITANLYSNVFVVEHERSQEEELYLAEQLHK
- a CDS encoding AAA-like domain-containing protein — translated: MKKILILSANPTNTSRLRLDEEVREIQAGLERSQCRDQFTIISKWAVRPDDLRRSLLDYQPQIVHFSGHGAGEQGLVLESKTGDAQLVNTDALARLFKLFQDTIECVLLNACYSEVQAEAIFQHIDCVVGMNQAFGDKAAIKFAVGFYDALGAGRDYEDAYEFGCTAIDLESIPESATPVLKSKSAKCVPINSAIALENPEGQVPLESPFYIKRSPVENDCYEEVLRDGALIRIKAPRQMGKSSLMSRVLDYGSKQGYESAYLNFQSADAEYLSSLEMFLQWFCASVTDSLNLPEKLGDYWKGVLGSKNKCTNYFQRYLLKEIDKPIVLGLDEVDEIFKHPTIATDFFGLLRAWHERAKNDPDWQKLRLIIVHSKEVYVPLNINQSPFNVGLPVELPELNQEQVQDLVQRHGLSWSNSQVQQLIMLVGGHPYLVRMALYQIARERTTLDKLEQVAPTEAGPYNDHLRRHLLNLQEDEELLAALKQVVLADEAVNVGTTEAFKLRSMGLVKFQGNKIMPLCNLYRKYFCDRLEL